One window of the Emcibacter sp. genome contains the following:
- a CDS encoding thiolase family protein → MSDVYIVGVGIHPFGRTEGRNGLQQGAFAVRRALEDVGLDWTDIQFGYGGSDSSGNADTIVNDLGLTGLQFINVSNGCATGGSALFGAYSAIKSGEFDIGVALGFDKHPRGAFNPDPSEWGLPAWYGETGLMLTTQFFAMKIQRYMEAHGISNETLGRVAVKAFENGAKTDHAWRRQPVALETVLESQMISDPLTKYMFCSPAEGGVALILASEKKAKELGRNQVRIKAACVRSRPPGSFEVFAPCLDIERGGSATSIASKAAYDMAGIGPEDIDIAQLQDTESGAEIMHMAENGFCADGEQEQWIAEGRTNLNGSLPVNTDGGCLACGEPIGASGLRQVYENVMQLRGEAGAHQVAGDLKTAYTHVYGAPGISAVTILER, encoded by the coding sequence ATGAGTGATGTTTATATCGTTGGAGTTGGGATTCATCCCTTTGGCCGGACAGAAGGGCGTAACGGCCTGCAGCAAGGTGCTTTTGCGGTAAGACGGGCGCTTGAGGATGTGGGACTCGACTGGACGGACATACAATTCGGTTACGGCGGATCGGACAGTTCCGGTAACGCGGATACCATTGTCAACGATCTTGGTCTGACCGGTCTGCAGTTTATTAATGTTTCCAACGGATGTGCGACGGGAGGCTCTGCCCTGTTCGGTGCCTACAGCGCCATCAAATCGGGAGAGTTTGATATCGGTGTTGCGCTTGGTTTTGACAAACATCCCCGCGGCGCTTTCAATCCCGATCCATCTGAATGGGGACTACCGGCCTGGTACGGGGAAACCGGCCTGATGCTGACCACGCAGTTCTTTGCCATGAAAATCCAGCGCTATATGGAAGCTCATGGTATTTCCAATGAAACACTGGGACGGGTCGCGGTCAAAGCCTTCGAGAACGGGGCGAAGACAGATCATGCATGGCGCCGGCAGCCGGTGGCCCTGGAAACAGTTCTGGAAAGCCAGATGATCAGTGATCCGCTTACCAAATATATGTTTTGTTCCCCGGCTGAGGGCGGGGTTGCCCTGATCCTGGCCAGTGAAAAAAAGGCTAAGGAGCTTGGCCGAAATCAGGTGCGGATCAAGGCCGCTTGTGTGCGGTCGCGCCCGCCCGGATCATTTGAGGTTTTTGCGCCTTGCCTGGATATAGAGCGGGGAGGGTCGGCAACCAGTATTGCCTCAAAAGCCGCCTATGACATGGCAGGCATCGGGCCGGAGGATATTGATATCGCTCAACTTCAGGACACAGAGTCCGGCGCTGAAATTATGCATATGGCCGAGAATGGTTTTTGTGCGGATGGGGAACAGGAACAATGGATTGCCGAGGGCAGAACCAACCTGAACGGCAGTCTGCCAGTCAACACAGACGGAGGATGCCTGGCCTGTGGCGAGCCGATTGGCGCCTCGGGCCTGAGGCAAGTTTACGAGAATGTCATGCAGCTCAGGGGTGAGGCCGGCGCGCATCAGGTGGCGGGAGATCTTAAGACAGCCTACACACATGTATACGGTGCGCCGGGTATTTCCGCTGTTACTATTCTGGAGCGATAA
- a CDS encoding acyl-CoA dehydrogenase family protein, whose protein sequence is MDLNFTQEEEAFAEEVRAFLDKNLHPYLSEGMRATPSVFVEPDIGGEWQRILNEKGWLAYNWPREYGGTGWTPMQRYIFERECALADAPGLPVLGLKLLGPVICNFGSEKQKAVILPRVLSGENYWCQGFSEPGAGSDLANLKTRAVVKDGQYVINGQKMWTTHAHHATHIFCLVRTDPEAKPQQGISFILVDMDQPGVKVRPIIGLAGDHEVNEVFLDDAVAPLENLVGEEGQGWTIAKFLLENERGGACHAPKILSDVRKIWRAAGTEPNGFGGTMSEDQSFMGDLARAELEAQALEMTELRILAQMSKGLPPGPQTSLSKLVASDLRQQVDGLAMRLYGYSGLVLVTERPLYGNESPEPLCTKEAQLAAPRYLNSRAWSIFGGTNEVQRGIIAKMVLGL, encoded by the coding sequence ATGGACTTGAATTTCACACAGGAAGAAGAGGCCTTTGCCGAGGAAGTCAGGGCATTTCTTGACAAGAATTTGCATCCCTATCTCTCGGAAGGCATGAGGGCCACTCCGTCAGTGTTCGTCGAACCGGATATCGGGGGGGAATGGCAGCGTATTCTGAATGAAAAAGGTTGGTTGGCCTATAACTGGCCAAGGGAATATGGCGGCACCGGCTGGACCCCTATGCAACGTTATATTTTCGAGCGGGAATGCGCTTTGGCGGATGCGCCGGGGCTTCCCGTGCTGGGGCTGAAGCTGCTTGGTCCGGTGATCTGTAATTTTGGTTCGGAAAAACAGAAAGCAGTTATTCTGCCCCGGGTTCTGTCCGGGGAGAATTATTGGTGTCAGGGTTTCTCTGAACCTGGAGCAGGATCAGACCTGGCCAATCTGAAAACCCGTGCTGTTGTAAAAGACGGCCAATATGTGATTAACGGCCAGAAGATGTGGACGACACATGCTCATCACGCCACCCATATTTTCTGTCTGGTACGTACCGATCCGGAGGCCAAACCGCAACAGGGCATCAGTTTTATTCTTGTGGATATGGACCAGCCAGGCGTAAAGGTTCGACCGATCATAGGATTAGCGGGTGATCATGAGGTTAACGAAGTATTCCTTGATGACGCTGTTGCACCGCTGGAAAATCTGGTCGGAGAGGAAGGCCAGGGCTGGACGATTGCCAAGTTCCTTCTGGAAAACGAACGAGGCGGTGCCTGCCATGCGCCCAAAATTTTGTCGGACGTTAGAAAGATTTGGCGCGCGGCAGGGACAGAGCCGAATGGATTTGGCGGCACCATGAGTGAAGACCAGTCCTTTATGGGAGATCTTGCACGGGCGGAGCTTGAAGCTCAGGCTCTGGAAATGACTGAGCTCCGCATTCTGGCCCAGATGTCCAAGGGATTACCGCCTGGACCGCAGACATCATTATCCAAGCTCGTTGCCTCGGACCTGCGTCAGCAGGTGGATGGACTCGCGATGAGACTTTATGGTTATTCGGGGCTTGTTCTTGTGACGGAGCGGCCCCTTTATGGGAATGAAAGCCCGGAACCTCTTTGTACAAAGGAGGCTCAGCTTGCTGCGCCCCGGTACCTGAACAGCCGGGCCTGGTCAATTTTCGGTGGCACCAATGAGGTGCAGCGTGGCATTATTGCCAAAATGGTGCTTGGCCTGTGA
- a CDS encoding thiamine pyrophosphate-dependent dehydrogenase E1 component subunit alpha, whose amino-acid sequence MQLKSDALLQAYRQMKVIRVFEERLHDEILTGEIAGFTHLYAGQESVAVGVCEHLGPTDYIISTHRGHGHCLAKGCDVIGMMKEIYGRRDGLCKGKGGSMHIADVDKGMLGANGIVGAGAPLAVGAGISAKDTGNVSIAFSGDGACNQGTTFEAMNLAVVLNLPVIFVFENNHYSEHTGVDYAVGSKDIAGRAAAFGMRAEKGDGTDFFEVYRIIDDLIKHCKAGKGPAAVELDTERFFGHFEGDPQRYRGKGELDRIREERDCLKIFRKNVAEKTLLESEQLDAIDEEVNALIDRAVQEARAAEKPGAEHVTEDVYISY is encoded by the coding sequence ATGCAACTGAAGAGCGACGCCTTGTTGCAGGCCTATCGCCAGATGAAGGTGATCCGGGTTTTCGAGGAAAGATTGCATGATGAAATCCTGACAGGGGAAATCGCGGGTTTTACACATCTTTATGCCGGTCAGGAATCCGTAGCGGTCGGGGTCTGTGAACATCTGGGACCCACAGATTATATCATTTCCACCCACCGCGGTCATGGCCATTGCCTGGCCAAGGGATGTGACGTCATCGGCATGATGAAAGAGATTTATGGCCGTCGTGACGGCTTGTGCAAGGGCAAGGGCGGTTCCATGCATATTGCTGACGTGGATAAGGGAATGCTTGGAGCCAACGGAATTGTCGGCGCCGGTGCGCCCCTTGCTGTTGGCGCCGGGATTTCTGCCAAGGATACGGGCAATGTCTCCATCGCCTTTTCCGGTGACGGGGCCTGTAACCAAGGCACGACTTTCGAGGCCATGAATCTAGCCGTAGTGCTGAACCTGCCGGTGATTTTCGTTTTTGAGAACAATCATTATTCAGAGCATACCGGCGTTGATTATGCCGTCGGTTCCAAGGATATAGCAGGACGCGCGGCAGCTTTCGGTATGAGGGCGGAGAAGGGGGACGGCACCGACTTTTTCGAGGTATACCGGATCATTGATGACCTGATCAAACACTGCAAGGCAGGCAAGGGACCGGCGGCCGTAGAGTTGGATACGGAGCGCTTTTTCGGACACTTTGAAGGCGATCCCCAGCGGTATCGCGGGAAAGGGGAGCTGGACCGTATCCGCGAGGAACGGGATTGTCTCAAGATTTTCCGCAAAAATGTGGCTGAAAAAACCTTACTGGAAAGTGAGCAGCTTGATGCCATTGATGAGGAAGTAAATGCTCTGATCGACAGGGCTGTCCAGGAAGCGCGCGCAGCAGAAAAGCCTGGTGCAGAGCACGTCACAGAAGACGTGTATATAAGTTACTGA
- a CDS encoding alpha-ketoacid dehydrogenase subunit beta, producing MAEKMIREAILETIDSEMARDPSVIMLGEDIVGGNGAAGGPEAIGGIWSTSTGLWDKYGPDRVIDTPISESAIIGAAAGASLTGKRAIAEIMFADFIGVCMDQIWNQVAKFRYMFGGKSKCPIVIRMVYGAGFNAAAQHSQSIHGFVTAMPGVKVVMPSTPADAKGLLTTAIRDDDPVIFLEHKALYAATGEVPDGEFLLPFGHARQVCQGDDLTILATGLMVGFAEAAAANLAEEGIGCDVIDLRTTSPLDEEAILDSVERTGRLLIVDESPPRCGLATDLSALVAQKAFASLRAPIEMVTAPHSPIPFAREMESAYLPSVDKIEAAAFKLMAYRRG from the coding sequence ATGGCTGAAAAAATGATCCGTGAAGCGATCCTGGAGACGATCGATTCCGAAATGGCCCGCGATCCCTCCGTGATTATGCTGGGCGAGGATATTGTAGGCGGTAATGGTGCTGCGGGAGGGCCCGAGGCCATCGGCGGCATCTGGAGTACCTCCACCGGGTTGTGGGATAAATACGGTCCCGACCGGGTAATTGACACACCGATTTCAGAGAGTGCCATCATCGGCGCTGCTGCCGGTGCGTCCCTGACCGGCAAGCGCGCCATTGCAGAAATCATGTTTGCTGACTTCATTGGCGTTTGTATGGACCAGATCTGGAACCAGGTGGCAAAATTCCGGTATATGTTCGGCGGCAAGTCCAAATGCCCGATTGTGATCCGTATGGTTTATGGAGCCGGTTTCAACGCGGCGGCACAACACAGCCAGTCGATCCATGGTTTTGTCACTGCCATGCCCGGCGTCAAGGTTGTTATGCCGTCAACGCCTGCTGACGCCAAAGGGCTGCTTACCACAGCGATCCGGGATGACGATCCGGTGATTTTCCTCGAGCACAAGGCGCTGTATGCGGCTACCGGCGAAGTGCCGGACGGTGAATTTTTACTGCCCTTCGGCCATGCCCGGCAGGTGTGTCAGGGTGATGACCTGACTATTCTGGCAACCGGCTTGATGGTGGGGTTTGCGGAAGCTGCCGCAGCAAATCTGGCGGAAGAAGGAATCGGCTGCGACGTGATTGATCTCAGGACCACAAGCCCGCTGGACGAAGAAGCAATCCTGGACAGTGTGGAACGGACCGGCCGCCTGCTGATTGTGGATGAAAGCCCGCCGCGCTGCGGACTGGCGACGGATTTGTCTGCCCTGGTGGCACAAAAGGCTTTTGCCTCCCTCAGGGCGCCTATCGAAATGGTGACGGCACCTCACAGCCCAATTCCTTTCGCCCGGGAGATGGAATCCGCCTATCTTCCCTCAGTTGACAAGATTGAGGCTGCAGCATTCAAGCTTATGGCCTACAGGCGGGGATAG
- a CDS encoding 2-oxo acid dehydrogenase subunit E2: MTKLRAFTMPKWGIEMTEGVVGEWMVEEGKTFRKGDLLGLIETDKITNEVEAEYDGMFARLVAVPGETYTVGELIAVVVGPDDKPSEADVDAFIADFKPSDTSTASKGGKSKKAAAPKPVQQPATKTAPAARIKIDESVNISPAAKALAEERGVDVSDINGSGKDGRITYQDVLQASLPEVSIGGGEPLDITPVGNDLDRFYASPLAKRLAVQHGVDLSTVSGTGPRGRICKDDVLAQVQEAPGVSVPHPAAGTVEVVKMSPMRKAIAKSLSHSKSTIPHFYLRQKVRIDAILGLRAQAKAATGEAPSINDYIVRACAIALGRHPDVNVQVHGDEIHRFADADISVAVATDKGLITPIVRAANNLSVAAISREVRQLADKARAGRLQPEEFQGGSFSVSNLGMYGIDQFDAIINPPQGAILAVGAGSRQPIEIDHALAFATVMELSLSCDHRAIDGAVGAQFMKTLRELLETPGELVA, translated from the coding sequence ATGACAAAATTACGCGCATTTACCATGCCCAAATGGGGTATCGAGATGACCGAAGGTGTCGTCGGCGAATGGATGGTGGAAGAGGGAAAGACATTCAGGAAAGGCGATCTTCTGGGCCTCATCGAAACAGACAAGATCACCAACGAGGTGGAGGCGGAATATGATGGTATGTTTGCCCGTCTGGTTGCCGTTCCCGGAGAGACCTATACGGTTGGAGAACTGATTGCCGTTGTTGTCGGTCCTGATGATAAACCGTCAGAGGCTGACGTGGATGCCTTCATTGCCGATTTTAAACCTTCGGATACCAGCACCGCATCCAAAGGCGGAAAATCCAAAAAAGCAGCAGCGCCAAAACCGGTTCAGCAACCTGCAACGAAAACCGCGCCCGCGGCAAGGATCAAAATTGATGAGTCAGTCAATATCAGTCCGGCAGCAAAAGCACTGGCCGAAGAGAGAGGTGTGGATGTTTCAGATATAAATGGTTCGGGCAAAGACGGCCGCATCACCTATCAGGATGTATTGCAGGCCAGTCTGCCGGAGGTCAGTATCGGTGGCGGCGAGCCGCTGGATATCACGCCTGTGGGCAATGATCTGGACAGATTTTATGCCAGCCCGCTGGCCAAAAGGCTGGCGGTTCAGCATGGTGTCGACCTTTCCACTGTTAGCGGGACAGGTCCCAGAGGTCGTATTTGCAAGGACGATGTGCTGGCGCAGGTTCAGGAAGCCCCGGGGGTATCCGTTCCGCACCCTGCCGCAGGAACGGTTGAGGTGGTGAAAATGTCCCCCATGCGCAAGGCCATAGCCAAATCGCTGAGCCACAGCAAATCCACCATTCCCCATTTTTATCTGCGGCAGAAAGTGCGCATTGATGCCATCCTCGGCCTCAGGGCCCAGGCCAAGGCTGCGACCGGGGAAGCCCCGAGCATTAACGACTACATCGTTCGGGCCTGCGCCATTGCCCTTGGCCGGCACCCGGATGTGAATGTCCAGGTGCATGGTGACGAGATACATCGCTTTGCCGATGCTGATATTTCCGTGGCGGTGGCAACGGATAAGGGATTGATAACCCCCATCGTCCGGGCGGCGAACAACCTGTCCGTGGCGGCTATTTCGCGCGAAGTCAGGCAACTGGCCGACAAGGCCCGGGCCGGTAGACTTCAGCCCGAAGAGTTCCAGGGCGGCAGTTTTTCAGTCAGCAATCTGGGCATGTATGGAATCGACCAGTTTGACGCCATTATCAATCCGCCCCAGGGAGCCATTCTGGCTGTCGGGGCGGGCAGCCGTCAGCCGATTGAGATTGATCATGCGCTGGCCTTTGCCACAGTGATGGAGCTTTCCCTGTCCTGTGACCATAGGGCCATAGACGGGGCAGTCGGCGCGCAGTTTATGAAAACCCTACGGGAGTTACTGGAAACTCCGGGAGAATTAGTGGCATGA
- a CDS encoding limonene-1,2-epoxide hydrolase family protein gives MIENNMTPEQVVRRFFERWSVSVDEIYQSVRDTMAPDAVWENVGLSRTVGPDEALGVFDAFEQMKTAHHIDVELLAIASSGNTVLTERRDIIVNGDGAVSLNIQVMGAFEIRDGKIVAWRDYFDTAQFIS, from the coding sequence ATGATCGAGAATAATATGACACCGGAGCAAGTCGTTCGTCGTTTTTTTGAGCGCTGGTCAGTATCAGTTGATGAGATCTATCAGTCCGTCCGGGATACAATGGCACCGGATGCTGTATGGGAAAATGTCGGTCTGTCCCGGACAGTGGGGCCGGATGAAGCTCTTGGCGTTTTTGATGCGTTCGAGCAAATGAAAACGGCTCATCATATTGATGTCGAGTTATTGGCCATTGCTTCAAGCGGGAACACGGTCCTGACAGAACGGCGTGATATCATTGTCAACGGGGATGGTGCCGTCTCACTGAACATTCAGGTGATGGGTGCTTTTGAAATTAGGGACGGAAAGATTGTGGCCTGGCGCGATTATTTTGATACGGCCCAGTTTATCTCCTAG
- a CDS encoding sugar phosphate isomerase/epimerase family protein encodes MRHRPPPLSMASGITPEASPQQLVLCAAEAGYDYGGMWIEADQWNNQTTREVRTLLKETGLPLLDVEVVWIKPGPPDPDHERIIDIGSELGARNVLVVSSDPDRSGTLDKLGRLMEQGEKNGIRINLEFGLFTEVKTIHEAASLLNELNSPAAGLLIDSLHWHRSGGTLTDIDALPRDWLGYVQLCDAPVPGANPEDPDAILEEAIDGRLQMGEGNLQLAEILGVLPDGLPVAVELRSKVLREEYPDLLTRAKSVLEKSRAFLQSL; translated from the coding sequence ATGAGGCACCGTCCTCCTCCGCTATCGATGGCTTCGGGTATCACGCCCGAGGCGTCCCCGCAGCAACTTGTTCTGTGCGCGGCAGAAGCTGGCTACGACTATGGCGGCATGTGGATAGAAGCGGATCAATGGAATAACCAGACAACCCGTGAGGTGCGCACCCTCCTGAAGGAAACAGGCCTGCCGCTTCTGGATGTAGAGGTCGTCTGGATCAAACCGGGACCTCCTGATCCTGACCATGAAAGAATTATCGATATCGGCTCTGAACTTGGCGCCAGGAATGTGCTGGTGGTCAGCAGCGACCCGGACCGGTCAGGAACACTGGACAAACTTGGCCGTCTGATGGAACAGGGTGAAAAAAACGGGATCCGGATCAATCTGGAGTTTGGTCTGTTTACCGAGGTTAAAACCATCCATGAGGCGGCATCCCTGCTGAACGAACTCAATTCACCGGCAGCCGGCCTGCTGATCGATAGCCTGCACTGGCACCGCTCAGGGGGAACATTGACAGACATAGACGCCCTGCCCCGTGACTGGCTCGGTTATGTTCAATTGTGCGATGCACCTGTCCCCGGGGCCAATCCGGAAGATCCGGACGCCATTCTGGAGGAAGCCATCGACGGACGGCTTCAGATGGGGGAAGGAAACTTGCAGCTCGCAGAGATTCTCGGGGTTTTACCTGACGGCCTCCCGGTGGCTGTGGAACTCCGTTCAAAGGTACTGAGGGAAGAGTATCCCGACCTTTTGACACGGGCCAAATCGGTCCTTGAGAAAAGCCGGGCTTTCCTTCAAAGCCTATAA
- a CDS encoding SDR family oxidoreductase, with translation MERLVGKKALVVGAAGKNNMGQAIARRFAEEGAKVAVAGRHMDVLEELAGEIGGVAVQGDLTERASVFSMVEKAEADLGGLDITVNATGWGLLKPFLEMTDEEFDKMYALQLRGVFQLLQALVPAMDNGGSIIQISSATATIMFHDHAAYMATKAGADHMIRCVANEFGAKGIRANSISPGVTETPMTAGAQEVPGLLDAFIPGYPLGRYGTSEDIAAGCVWLASDECFMTGENMQVNGGLTLRRNPRPDEISASVVAASQK, from the coding sequence ATGGAACGACTGGTAGGCAAGAAGGCGCTGGTGGTCGGCGCAGCAGGCAAAAATAATATGGGACAGGCAATCGCCCGCAGGTTTGCTGAGGAAGGCGCCAAAGTGGCTGTCGCCGGTCGCCACATGGATGTGCTTGAAGAACTTGCCGGTGAAATCGGCGGCGTCGCCGTTCAAGGCGACCTGACAGAACGGGCAAGCGTATTCTCTATGGTGGAAAAGGCGGAGGCCGACCTCGGCGGGCTGGATATTACCGTCAACGCCACGGGGTGGGGGTTACTGAAACCTTTCCTCGAAATGACCGATGAGGAATTCGACAAGATGTATGCCCTGCAATTGCGTGGTGTCTTCCAACTCCTCCAGGCGCTGGTACCTGCCATGGACAATGGCGGCTCCATCATCCAGATCAGCTCTGCCACAGCAACCATCATGTTTCACGACCATGCGGCCTACATGGCAACCAAAGCCGGTGCCGATCATATGATCCGCTGCGTTGCCAATGAATTTGGCGCCAAAGGCATTCGAGCCAACAGCATTTCACCGGGCGTGACCGAAACCCCGATGACTGCCGGTGCCCAGGAAGTTCCCGGACTTCTGGACGCCTTCATTCCCGGCTATCCGCTTGGTCGCTACGGCACATCGGAAGATATCGCAGCAGGCTGCGTCTGGCTGGCCAGCGATGAATGTTTCATGACCGGTGAAAATATGCAGGTAAACGGCGGCCTGACCCTGCGGCGCAACCCCCGGCCTGATGAAATCTCCGCCTCTGTCGTCGCAGCGTCGCAGAAATAG
- a CDS encoding aromatic ring-hydroxylating dioxygenase subunit alpha, whose protein sequence is MNKIHFFGETPAELDPPVRGDKISGERYYSKEWMKAEWKHVFGKVWHVGGLVSELEEPGDWVSHNLGRDSFIMVLQEDGSIKAFYNACIHRGNRLVWSDLGAGDRITCSYHGWQFGNDGTLLRVQDEKDFPGGSPCGKAKLTEIKCDTWGGFIWFTMDLDAKPLLEWLVPYPELLASYQMEKMTRVLYMTAEIPCNWKIIRDNFNESYHLPTLHPELAPFIDDEYTDTVFEMYPNGHNRMVMKGCHPSQRLDLPDNMQPPLDDVLRMWDLDPKDFEGRATEARTAIQKAMRKLGPERGFHYFDTLTDSQLTDYHHCTFWPNFSLTMGPEGFQVLRSEPHPTDPEKCIFDHWYFMHEVKGRDMVETPLGQLPFEAAERQVVKFGETSLGFVADQDMSIAVGQQQGLHSAGYKGGMLTNQEKRIQRFHEMLNDACGIHGEIE, encoded by the coding sequence ATGAACAAAATACATTTTTTCGGAGAAACACCGGCAGAGCTTGATCCCCCGGTTCGTGGCGACAAAATTAGCGGTGAGCGCTACTACTCAAAGGAATGGATGAAGGCAGAATGGAAACATGTCTTTGGGAAGGTGTGGCATGTCGGAGGCCTGGTTTCTGAACTGGAGGAACCCGGCGACTGGGTCAGCCACAACCTCGGCCGGGACAGTTTTATCATGGTTCTCCAGGAAGATGGCTCCATCAAGGCCTTCTACAATGCCTGTATTCACCGGGGCAACCGTCTTGTCTGGTCAGATCTCGGCGCCGGAGACCGGATCACCTGTTCCTATCACGGCTGGCAGTTTGGCAACGACGGCACGCTGCTCCGGGTGCAGGATGAAAAGGACTTTCCCGGCGGCAGCCCCTGCGGCAAGGCTAAACTCACCGAAATCAAATGCGATACCTGGGGTGGGTTTATCTGGTTCACTATGGACCTGGATGCCAAACCTCTCCTTGAATGGCTTGTCCCCTATCCAGAACTTCTAGCCAGCTACCAGATGGAGAAAATGACACGCGTCCTCTATATGACCGCGGAAATTCCCTGTAACTGGAAAATAATCCGCGACAACTTTAATGAAAGCTACCATCTGCCGACCCTGCATCCGGAACTGGCCCCCTTTATCGATGACGAATATACCGACACCGTCTTTGAAATGTATCCAAACGGCCATAATCGTATGGTCATGAAAGGCTGTCACCCCTCCCAGCGCCTGGACCTGCCCGACAATATGCAGCCGCCGCTGGATGATGTGCTCAGAATGTGGGACCTGGATCCCAAGGATTTTGAAGGCCGGGCGACAGAAGCCCGCACCGCCATCCAGAAAGCCATGCGCAAACTGGGCCCGGAACGCGGCTTCCATTATTTCGACACTCTGACGGACAGCCAGTTGACCGATTATCACCATTGCACCTTCTGGCCCAATTTTTCCCTGACCATGGGACCGGAGGGTTTCCAGGTCCTCCGTTCGGAGCCTCACCCTACAGATCCGGAAAAATGCATCTTTGACCACTGGTATTTCATGCACGAAGTGAAAGGACGGGATATGGTGGAAACGCCGCTCGGACAACTTCCCTTCGAGGCAGCTGAACGTCAGGTGGTAAAATTTGGCGAAACCTCACTCGGTTTCGTTGCCGATCAGGACATGTCCATTGCCGTCGGTCAGCAACAGGGCCTGCACAGCGCAGGATACAAAGGTGGTATGCTGACCAACCAGGAAAAACGCATCCAGCGCTTCCATGAAATGCTGAATGATGCCTGCGGCATCCACGGCGAAATAGAATAA
- a CDS encoding ThuA domain-containing protein translates to MPIIHYHAEIRLLVSVRGHPFDRTAFDAIFQDMEGVSATMVDQPAAARLMNLEDMQDFDALVLYDMPGLDFEDPLKKPGFVDPDPALVKGFEALLQEGKGIVALHHSLAGWPTWPEYGDWLGGRFLYRQDVVHGKRTLDSGYAHDVDYVARNVAPDHPVMRDIPESFPICDELYLAEIFEPDVTPLLRSGHDFIAENFYSATAALNERMYDNENWVHPPGSDLIGWAKKALNSRLVYLQPGDSSKAYENPHYRKILRNAIDWVTCRT, encoded by the coding sequence ATGCCTATCATACATTATCACGCCGAGATAAGACTGCTGGTCTCCGTGCGCGGACACCCCTTCGACCGAACAGCCTTTGACGCCATATTCCAGGATATGGAGGGGGTGTCGGCAACCATGGTAGACCAGCCGGCAGCAGCCCGACTGATGAATCTTGAGGATATGCAGGACTTTGACGCCCTTGTCCTCTATGACATGCCCGGACTGGATTTCGAAGATCCCCTGAAAAAACCCGGTTTTGTCGATCCGGATCCGGCTCTGGTAAAGGGTTTTGAAGCCCTGCTACAGGAGGGAAAGGGTATCGTCGCCCTGCATCATTCCCTCGCCGGCTGGCCAACATGGCCAGAATATGGCGACTGGCTGGGGGGACGCTTCCTGTACCGGCAGGATGTCGTCCACGGCAAAAGAACACTGGACAGCGGCTATGCACATGACGTTGACTATGTCGCCCGAAATGTCGCCCCCGATCATCCGGTTATGCGTGACATCCCGGAAAGTTTCCCGATTTGCGACGAACTATATCTGGCAGAGATATTTGAACCGGATGTGACCCCCCTTCTGCGATCAGGCCATGATTTTATCGCGGAAAATTTCTACAGCGCCACAGCCGCCCTGAATGAACGGATGTATGATAATGAAAACTGGGTACATCCTCCGGGATCCGACCTTATCGGCTGGGCAAAGAAAGCACTCAACAGTCGCCTTGTTTACCTGCAGCCCGGAGATTCATCCAAGGCCTATGAAAATCCGCATTACAGAAAAATTCTGCGAAATGCCATTGACTGGGTGACGTGCAGAACATGA